Proteins from a single region of Neodiprion virginianus isolate iyNeoVirg1 chromosome 4, iyNeoVirg1.1, whole genome shotgun sequence:
- the LOC124303828 gene encoding BTB/POZ domain-containing protein 7 isoform X4, with translation MNILRILIPCALQRGGESEGQGGGGGCWLTGGRRGDDSCMTQRMGASASSSPAAIGGDPIQAARLSSTGNPDQLGIIVRERKKKVTGFATLRKKFIRRRRSSKACDHGRVIRELVSSWSPLEAGALLEEYEALAALKDLHVQAELARPPAATFKQDLSTLYDYKHCTDADLVYRGACFPVHRALLSARCPYFRELLTGCPGYGARICLELRTPGIDVQMFSALLRYLYTGDICPHDASLDIALLRRLGEEFGTPNPLEHDLRYLLDTGDYADAALVFTSDGDYQRPDSGSSEYGFRPKLELPCHKAILSARSPFFRNLIQRRTRSGEDHTERALHIPTRIVLDECVIPKRYARVLLHAVYLDTVDLSLILRGSGCGNSAGSLGEVQALTHTGRVRPSPLEEAMELYQIGRFLELDILSQGCEDLILEWLTLDSLPTVLKWGSQPHGSAWVHRQALHFLREEFQPIASSPVLHQLDRAHLMSILQSHFLQASELEVLQAVLRWGEQELVRRMEDREPNLLSHTAHSVTRKGVKKRDLSDVELREILSELLPLVRMDHVLPPSSEILAQAIRRGLVSTPPSHMIGDEREDLRVNAWIRGGKNNGLFVRPRLFMPYYEEIKALVEEQLVQEAELVRLRRARYIPDIPDTLYMVEEKPRSMGAVGLDILAAALPVPDSATMSAMLKREQKLRQSPGCQRAVSLPLSSRHEVNRQVRLRVVREFNLPDPVADLLENAACYRIGDPDENITGVEEINSGNVGSNVGNVAPVCYGRNMTFPRQASTYSHRHELPAIVTEGENYRLPGEQPENNSCSDGHLSDIMPDVAMATASFGALQLAEQQELELDLGDGASHLLQHATVSAGTVGPHHPLLPHQRQRRFPGPPPPYAHHRPGTGPSRKTVQRR, from the exons ATGAACATACTCCGGATCCTGATCCCGTGTGCGTTGCAGCGAGGTGGAGAGAGCGAAGGGCAAGGCGGGGGTGGAGGTTGTTGGTTGACGGGAGGTAGGAGAGGGGATGATTCTTGCATGACCCAGAGGATGGGAGCTTCAGCTTCTTCCAGTCCCGCCGCTATCGGTGGAGACCCAATTCAGGCAGCTAGGCTTTCATCCACTGGTAATCCTGATCAATTGGGCATCATTGTTCG cgagagaaagaagaaagtaaCAGGATTTGCAACATTGCGAAAGAAATTTATCAGAAGACGACGTTCGTCGAAGGCCTGCGACCATGGAAGAGTTATTAGAGAATTGGTCTCGAGTTGGAGCCCTCTAGAAGCTGGTGCACTTTTGGAAGAATACGAGGCATTAGCTGCTCTGAAAGATCTACACGTACAAGCTGAGCTCGCGAGACCTCCAGCTGCAACTTTTAAACAAGATCTATCTACGTTGTATGATTATAAGCATTGTACCGATGCTGACCTTGTCTACAGAGGAGCATGTTTTCCAGTACACAGAGCACTCCTATCGGCTCGGTGCCCGTATTTTAGAGAACTACTGACAGGCTGTCCAG gaTACGGTGCTCGAATATGCCTAGAATTAAGAACACCTGGAATAGATGTTCAGATGTTTTCTGCACTCCTACGTTATTTATATACAGGAGACATCTGTCCGCATGACGCGTCCCTCGATATAGCTCTTCTCCGGCGATTAGGAGAAGAGTTTGGTACGCCAAACCCCCTTGAACATGATCTCAGATACTTATTAGACACCGGTGATTATGCAGACGCTGCATTGGTCTTCACCTCTGATGGTGACTACCAGAGGCCAGATAGTGGGAGTTCGGAATACGGATTCCGACCAAAGTTGGAGCTACCTTGTCATAAAGCCATACTATCTGCTAGATCAccatttttcagaaatttgatACAAAGACGAACCAGATCAGGGGAAGATCACACAGAAAGAGCACTTCATATACCCACTAGAATAGTCCTAGATGAATGTGTGATACCTAAGAGATATGCAAGAGTATTGCTTCATGCTGTCTACTTGGACACAGTTGATCTATCATTGATACTAAGAGGCAGTGGGTGTGGAAACAGTGCAGGGAGTCTAGGAGAG GTGCAGGCGCTAACACATACAGGAAGAGTGAGACCAAGTCCTTTAGAAGAAGCTATGGAACTCTATCAAATAGGCAGATTTCTCGAACTCGACATACTCTCTCAAGGCTGTGAAGATCTCATACTGGAATGGCTCACCTTAGATTCTCTTCCTACCGTGCTTAA atgGGGTAGCCAACCGCATGGGTCGGCGTGGGTTCATAGACAAGCATTACATTTTCTGAGAGAAGAATTTCAACCTATTGCATCATCTCCGGTCCTTCACCAATTGGATCGTGCACATCTGATGAGCATCCTCCAGAGCCATTTTCTACAAGCAAGTGAGCTTGAGGTATTGCAGGCCGTTCTCAGATGGGGTGAACAGGAATTGGTTCGCAGAATGGAAGATCGAGAACCCAATCTTCTTAGTCATACCGCGCATTCGGTCACTAGAAAAGGTGTCAAGAAACGAGATCTCAGTGACGTTGAATTACGTGAAATACTCAGCGAACTGTTACCCCTTGTTCGAATGGATCATGTTCTACCACCAAGTAGTGAAATTTTGGCTCAA GCTATTCGAAGAGGTCTGGTATCCACTCCACCAAGTCATATGATAGGAGATGAACGAGAAGACTTGAGAGTAAATGCTTGGATTAGAGGAGGCAAAAATAATGGTCTTTTCGTGAGGCCTCGATTATTCATGCCATATTACGAGGAGATAAAG GCTTTAGTCGAAGAACAGTTAGTTCAGGAGGCAGAATTGGTAAGGTTACGAAGAGCGCGCTACATTCCTGACATTCCGGACACTCTTTATATGGTTGAGGAGAAGCCAAGATCAATGGGTGCTGTTGGTCTTGATATTTTAGCTGCAGCTCTGCCAG TTCCAGACTCAGCAACTATGTCGGCGATGCTGAAACGAGAACAAAAATTGAGACAATCGCCCGGTTGTCAGCGTGCAGTCAGTCTGCCTCTGTCATCTCGACATGAAGTGAACCGGCAGGTACGGTTGCGTGTTGTAAGAGAGTTCAATCTACCTGATCCGGTTGCAGATCTTCTTGAG AATGCAGCCTGCTATCGCATAGGTGATCCAGATGAAAATATAACAGGAGTAGAAGAGATCAACAGTGGAAATGTAGGAAGTAACGTGGGGAATGTTGCTCCAGTATGCTATGGTAGAAACATGACGTTTCCTCGTCAAGCATCGACTTATTCTCACAGACATGAACTTCCAGCAATTGTTACCGAAGGAGAGAACTATAGACTTCCTGGAGAG CAGCCTGAGAACAATTCGTGCAGCGACGGACATTTGTCAGACATAATGCCAGATGTAGCTATGGCAACTGCATCATTCGGTGCCCTCCAATTGGCTGAGCAGCAGGAGTTGGAGTTGGATCTTGGAGATGGGGCCTCGCATCTCCTCCAGCATGCTACCGTTTCTGCAGGAACAGTCGGTCCCCATCATCCGTTGCTTCCTCATCAACGCCAAAGACGTTTTCCAGGCCCGCCTCCGCCGTATGCTCATCACCGTCCAGGAACTGGCCCATCTAG GAAGACTGTGCAACGGAGGTAG